A single window of Leptospira dzoumogneensis DNA harbors:
- a CDS encoding glycosyltransferase family 4 protein, with translation MSNIHRKKYKIALDARPLSTPVSGVGRLIESVLKGFDKDPDFEFYLFSHRPIHEGYSDLFKNPNIKPVIGQGLFSKKGGIYFVFYLPFQLRKYEIDLFWGTQQVFPLFLSKNIPGVLTYHDFVAYRFPETMRPIARFQQLFYLRRSIQRADFILANSEFTSSEILKYTSFPKEKIDIIYPGYDPKEIQKIKTPPTKRISKLPKKFFLTVSTLEPRKNFGTLLKAYQKAKKERFDLVWVHAGKEGWESPEFLAEFRKVSGSGELCWFDFVNEEELKYLYSKASLFVFPSIYEGFGIPLLEALAYSLPCIVSDLEVFREIGKKSCVYVSPESEEDWKNSILDFQKKKFKFPKADLKRFERKKSAALVKKIFRDLVSSKKS, from the coding sequence TTGTCCAATATACACAGAAAAAAATACAAGATCGCCTTGGATGCAAGACCATTATCCACTCCAGTTTCAGGTGTGGGTAGACTCATCGAATCAGTATTAAAAGGTTTTGATAAAGATCCGGATTTTGAATTTTATCTTTTTTCGCATAGGCCAATTCACGAAGGTTATTCGGATCTATTCAAAAATCCAAATATAAAGCCGGTGATAGGGCAGGGATTATTCTCTAAAAAAGGGGGGATCTACTTTGTATTCTACCTTCCTTTCCAACTTAGAAAATATGAGATCGATCTTTTTTGGGGAACACAGCAGGTATTTCCTTTATTCTTGTCCAAAAATATTCCAGGAGTTTTGACCTACCACGATTTTGTGGCATATCGTTTTCCGGAAACAATGAGGCCTATCGCCAGATTCCAGCAGCTTTTTTATTTAAGAAGAAGTATCCAAAGAGCTGATTTTATTCTAGCAAACTCTGAATTTACTTCTTCAGAGATCTTAAAGTATACTTCCTTTCCTAAAGAAAAGATAGATATAATCTATCCCGGTTACGATCCGAAAGAGATCCAAAAGATCAAAACTCCTCCTACAAAACGGATCTCAAAATTACCTAAAAAATTCTTCTTAACTGTTTCTACATTAGAACCTCGTAAAAATTTCGGAACACTTCTGAAAGCTTACCAAAAGGCCAAAAAAGAAAGATTCGATCTTGTTTGGGTGCATGCAGGAAAAGAAGGATGGGAATCTCCCGAGTTTTTAGCGGAATTTCGAAAAGTTTCAGGCTCCGGAGAATTATGCTGGTTCGATTTTGTAAATGAAGAAGAGCTGAAATACCTGTATTCTAAAGCGAGCCTTTTCGTTTTTCCTTCCATTTATGAAGGATTTGGTATACCACTTTTGGAGGCGCTTGCTTATTCCTTACCTTGTATCGTTTCGGACCTGGAAGTATTTAGAGAGATAGGTAAAAAATCCTGTGTATATGTTTCTCCGGAGTCGGAAGAAGATTGGAAGAATTCGATTTTGGATTTCCAAAAGAAGAAGTTTAAATTTCCAAAAGCGGATCTGAAAAGATTCGAAAGAAAGAAGTCTGCCGCGCTAGTTAAAAAAATTTTTAGGGATCTAGTTTCTTCTAAAAAGTCCTAA
- a CDS encoding BamA/OMP85 family outer membrane protein, producing MKRKVSIYKSFAVIFVSGFFFYSGEISQLFSKKSDYFGKIVREIKFNGNKNTSDSDISGLLELRTGKLLTKGIIDRDLKALFASGFFYFIDIKAEEMEGGVRVIFDLRERPRVKEIEFIGADEVFPADLRDKMPLKDNEVITPQKVTKSRDIILQKYKDEGFFLAYVKVELGKPDPKTNLVKVRFIIDEGEEIPVAKINIYGNETIETSEILGLMELKEEGLFEGGNFKESSFEKDKEVIQAYLRSKGYLDSELIREGTNWEIHWENAEKKNRRVIIVNIKLYEGQVYYFNGYTVAHDMTTDGDGRPIFLNKENNPPDTPKDKLKPLFTVQEVEKSLDYSSKDAGEIFDETVFSRDRATVNELYGSKGHIFAQVIPRRKIVSLDSESLEYYENCTSRRTEVEKKSCEEEYKQLNIRKLREIYRDTPELRGRKFVHVDFTIRENNLAQIENVIIKGNKKTQDKVIRRELLFKSGDLFDSTLVNRSRERIFNLGYFKEVNFNMRPGSDDTKMNLVIEVLEQPTGTVSMGGGYGTITGFTIFTEIGENNLNGTGQKVSGRLEFGPYRRSFQISWTEPWMYDTPWSLSLSMFYFSRTIFLGSTSTISISDSTTSPTVENATYDNNGLGITMGVAHRLGTNWTHFHRYTPAFYSYSNPTALVSDAVLANVRRGWQFRSQVTNGLAYDIRDNVFAPTRGYDLLFQVDNVGQYLGGSSHFDQYRILAEYYHTWFDFTFGGLIRNNALRRWRVVQEFRTSDTFIFQRAPMGGSHNQDPVQDPYIRPQDLLIIGGYESLRGWYYNDQKYPVEWRDGAQHRILFDTEIRIPIEPSLLWLVVFLDGGALYEQVNRATGTKKDYFESYDKNKADQIAANPIGWYIQNNFNLQNGRKADVTYDELNNPGRLILSSDNVAMDRMRYSWGVGLRVQIPVLPLRIYFAQKLKPTGNFWAPFERYESDNAFQFVFGIGDYRF from the coding sequence TTGAAACGAAAAGTATCTATATATAAATCCTTTGCCGTTATTTTTGTAAGCGGATTCTTTTTTTACTCCGGCGAGATCTCTCAACTTTTCTCCAAAAAAAGCGATTATTTCGGAAAGATCGTAAGAGAAATAAAATTTAACGGAAATAAGAACACATCTGACTCGGATATCAGTGGTCTTTTGGAACTCCGAACAGGTAAACTTCTCACCAAAGGGATCATCGATCGAGACTTAAAAGCATTATTCGCTTCCGGGTTCTTCTACTTTATAGATATTAAAGCGGAAGAAATGGAAGGAGGCGTTCGGGTCATTTTCGATCTGAGAGAAAGACCTAGAGTTAAGGAAATTGAATTTATCGGAGCGGACGAAGTTTTTCCTGCGGATCTCCGGGATAAAATGCCTCTCAAAGATAACGAGGTAATCACTCCACAAAAGGTCACCAAGTCCAGAGATATTATATTACAAAAATATAAAGACGAAGGATTTTTCCTGGCCTATGTAAAAGTTGAACTTGGAAAACCTGATCCGAAGACAAACTTAGTAAAGGTCCGTTTCATCATTGACGAGGGAGAAGAGATCCCTGTCGCAAAGATCAATATCTACGGGAATGAGACCATAGAAACTTCTGAGATCCTCGGACTCATGGAGTTAAAGGAAGAAGGCCTATTCGAAGGCGGTAACTTCAAAGAAAGTTCCTTCGAAAAAGATAAAGAAGTCATCCAAGCCTATTTAAGAAGTAAGGGATACTTGGATTCAGAGTTGATCCGAGAAGGTACCAACTGGGAAATCCATTGGGAAAACGCCGAAAAGAAAAATAGAAGGGTAATCATAGTCAATATCAAACTCTACGAGGGGCAGGTGTATTATTTTAACGGATATACGGTTGCTCATGATATGACTACTGACGGAGACGGCAGGCCGATCTTCTTGAACAAAGAAAATAACCCTCCTGATACTCCTAAGGACAAATTAAAACCTTTATTCACTGTTCAAGAGGTCGAAAAGTCTTTGGATTATAGCTCTAAAGATGCGGGAGAAATTTTCGACGAAACGGTATTCTCCAGAGACAGGGCCACAGTAAACGAACTCTACGGTTCTAAGGGCCATATCTTCGCTCAGGTAATTCCAAGAAGAAAGATCGTTTCATTGGATTCTGAAAGTTTAGAATATTATGAAAATTGTACCTCCAGAAGAACAGAGGTGGAAAAAAAGTCCTGCGAAGAGGAATATAAACAATTAAATATCCGTAAATTAAGAGAAATTTATAGAGATACTCCTGAGTTGAGGGGTCGTAAATTCGTTCACGTAGATTTTACCATCCGTGAGAACAACCTGGCTCAGATCGAGAACGTAATCATCAAAGGAAATAAGAAAACCCAGGACAAGGTAATCCGAAGAGAGTTACTCTTTAAATCGGGAGACTTATTCGATTCTACTTTGGTAAACCGTTCCAGGGAAAGGATCTTCAACTTAGGCTATTTCAAAGAAGTAAACTTTAATATGAGACCCGGTTCGGATGATACTAAGATGAACCTTGTTATCGAAGTATTAGAGCAGCCGACCGGAACGGTTTCCATGGGTGGTGGTTACGGAACAATCACCGGATTTACGATCTTCACCGAGATAGGTGAAAACAATTTGAACGGAACCGGACAAAAAGTCTCGGGACGTCTGGAGTTCGGACCTTATCGTAGATCCTTCCAGATCTCTTGGACAGAACCTTGGATGTACGATACTCCTTGGTCTCTTTCACTTTCCATGTTCTATTTCTCACGAACCATATTCTTAGGTTCTACTTCTACGATCTCTATTTCGGATAGTACAACTTCTCCAACTGTTGAGAATGCTACTTACGATAATAACGGTTTAGGGATCACTATGGGAGTGGCCCACAGGCTCGGGACCAACTGGACCCATTTCCATAGATATACGCCTGCGTTTTATTCTTATTCCAACCCGACTGCACTCGTATCGGACGCAGTTTTGGCTAACGTAAGAAGAGGATGGCAATTCCGTTCTCAGGTCACAAACGGTCTTGCTTATGATATTCGGGATAACGTATTCGCTCCTACTAGAGGTTATGATCTGCTCTTCCAGGTGGATAACGTGGGACAGTATTTGGGTGGATCTTCTCACTTCGACCAATATAGGATCTTAGCGGAATATTATCATACTTGGTTCGATTTCACATTCGGCGGTCTGATCCGGAACAACGCTCTTCGTAGATGGAGAGTTGTACAAGAATTCAGGACTTCCGATACTTTTATTTTCCAAAGAGCTCCTATGGGAGGTTCTCATAACCAAGACCCTGTGCAGGATCCATATATTCGTCCTCAGGATTTACTCATCATAGGTGGTTATGAATCCTTAAGGGGCTGGTATTATAACGACCAAAAGTATCCTGTGGAATGGAGAGACGGTGCCCAGCATCGTATTCTTTTCGATACCGAGATACGTATTCCGATAGAGCCAAGCTTACTCTGGCTTGTGGTCTTCTTGGACGGAGGAGCACTTTACGAGCAGGTGAACCGAGCCACAGGGACTAAAAAAGATTATTTTGAATCTTATGATAAGAATAAGGCGGATCAGATTGCCGCAAACCCGATCGGCTGGTACATCCAGAACAATTTCAATTTGCAGAATGGACGTAAGGCGGACGTAACCTACGACGAATTGAATAACCCGGGAAGATTGATCCTATCATCGGATAACGTTGCAATGGATAGAATGAGATATTCCTGGGGGGTGGGTCTGAGGGTGCAGATCCCTGTTCTTCCACTTCGTATTTATTTTGCACAAAAGTTAAAACCTACCGGAAATTTCTGGGCACCTTTCGAAAGATATGAATCTGACAACGCATTCCAGTTCGTATTCGGTATCGGTGATTACAGATTCTAA
- a CDS encoding AMP-dependent synthetase/ligase, whose product MAENLAQLFRESAEKFKNKPAFLYKDAQKNYLPINYSELYEAGVNLAEALIELGIQSRDHVALLADNRVEWIIADYGIIMTGAADVPRGTDITDSEIVYIVSHSESEVVFIENDKMLEKFNRNKSQLGKVKTVIVMDKESEAPGVLKMYDLIEKGKSLRASGSRKVEDRVAAIKPEDLFTLIYTSGTTGLPKGVQLRHSNMMHQVLNVTPMLKINAEAKLLSILPVWHVFERVVEYVCISIGAATYYTNVRDLRQDLATVKPTFMGSAPRLWENIYNGIYTRINDPSQTPALRRGLFKLAYFFSDKKNAAIRFITGKEVDYHGRNPIVSLFYGILMLIQLILTGPFTLTVASSIAAYLLAPTEFSFLSLPLYILAGLGVFFNSATLDKIVLSKIRTATGGRLKASISGGGALPRHVDEFFNNIGINVLEGYGMTETSPVLSVRTFQKLIIGSVGSIVPKTHLQIRNDNNEVLTEIDANGKVIKGKLGRKGVVFVNGPQVMKGYFKNEEATSKALVDGWMNTGDMGMINFKHTLTLTGRAKDTVVLLGGENVEPVPIENKLQESVYISQCMIIGQDQKNLGAIIIPDFDKLQEWAKENGVDISNKDALNENAKVVDLFRKEIKALNNAKNGFKSFEQVTPFFIVSKPFEVGDELNNMLKMKRHVIAEKYADKIKKVYSTDK is encoded by the coding sequence ATGGCTGAGAATCTCGCCCAATTATTTCGTGAGTCGGCAGAAAAATTTAAAAATAAACCTGCTTTCTTATACAAAGACGCGCAAAAGAATTATTTGCCGATCAACTATTCGGAGTTATACGAAGCAGGTGTGAATCTTGCCGAGGCTTTGATCGAACTTGGTATTCAATCCAGAGACCATGTCGCGTTACTCGCTGATAACCGCGTAGAATGGATCATTGCAGATTACGGTATCATCATGACCGGTGCGGCCGACGTTCCAAGAGGAACAGATATCACAGACTCTGAGATCGTATATATCGTTAGTCACTCCGAGTCCGAAGTAGTATTTATAGAAAACGATAAAATGTTGGAGAAATTCAACAGGAACAAGTCTCAGCTCGGAAAAGTTAAAACCGTTATCGTAATGGATAAGGAATCCGAAGCTCCTGGCGTTCTGAAAATGTACGACCTGATCGAAAAAGGAAAAAGTCTTAGAGCTTCCGGTTCTCGTAAGGTAGAAGATAGGGTTGCCGCTATCAAACCTGAGGATCTTTTCACTTTGATCTATACTTCCGGAACAACAGGTCTTCCTAAAGGTGTTCAATTAAGACATTCTAATATGATGCACCAAGTATTGAACGTAACTCCTATGTTAAAGATCAATGCGGAAGCAAAACTACTTTCTATTCTTCCTGTATGGCACGTATTCGAAAGGGTTGTGGAATATGTTTGTATCAGCATAGGTGCCGCTACTTATTACACTAACGTTAGGGATCTTCGCCAAGACTTAGCGACCGTGAAACCTACTTTCATGGGATCCGCTCCTCGTCTTTGGGAAAATATCTATAACGGTATTTATACAAGAATTAACGATCCAAGCCAAACTCCCGCTCTTCGCCGCGGTTTATTCAAACTGGCTTATTTTTTCTCCGATAAGAAAAACGCAGCTATTCGTTTTATCACCGGCAAAGAAGTGGATTATCACGGAAGAAACCCGATCGTTTCCCTATTTTACGGGATCTTAATGTTGATCCAATTGATACTGACTGGGCCGTTCACTTTGACAGTAGCGTCTTCGATTGCCGCTTATCTGCTTGCTCCTACTGAATTTTCTTTTTTAAGCCTGCCTCTATACATTTTAGCAGGACTTGGAGTATTCTTCAATAGCGCAACTTTAGACAAGATCGTTCTTTCCAAGATCAGAACAGCTACCGGTGGAAGATTGAAAGCTTCTATCTCCGGAGGAGGAGCGCTTCCTCGTCACGTAGACGAGTTCTTCAACAATATCGGGATCAATGTATTGGAAGGTTACGGTATGACTGAAACTTCTCCTGTACTTTCCGTGAGAACTTTCCAAAAGCTGATCATCGGTTCCGTAGGTTCTATCGTTCCTAAAACACATCTTCAGATCAGAAATGATAATAACGAAGTTCTAACTGAGATCGATGCAAACGGAAAAGTGATCAAAGGTAAATTAGGCCGCAAAGGTGTTGTATTCGTAAACGGTCCTCAAGTTATGAAAGGTTACTTCAAAAACGAAGAAGCAACCTCTAAGGCTCTTGTAGACGGATGGATGAACACAGGTGATATGGGGATGATCAACTTCAAACATACCCTGACACTTACCGGAAGAGCGAAAGACACCGTGGTTCTGTTAGGCGGAGAAAACGTGGAGCCGGTTCCTATCGAGAACAAACTCCAAGAGTCCGTTTATATCAGCCAGTGTATGATCATAGGCCAAGACCAGAAAAATCTGGGAGCGATCATTATTCCTGACTTCGATAAATTACAAGAATGGGCAAAAGAGAACGGAGTGGATATTTCCAATAAAGACGCGTTAAACGAAAACGCAAAAGTAGTGGATCTATTCAGAAAAGAGATTAAAGCTCTTAACAATGCTAAGAACGGATTCAAGTCCTTCGAGCAAGTGACTCCATTCTTTATCGTTTCCAAACCTTTCGAGGTAGGGGACGAGTTAAACAATATGTTGAAGATG
- a CDS encoding ATP-dependent helicase, translating to MSVDLVQGLNDPQKAAVERLEGPVLILAGAGSGKTRVITHRIANLILNKRTDSICALTFTNKAAAEMLERVGKLVPSIPWNVQIKTFHSLCLYILRRETSYLGMPSGFTVYDSALQESLIKQVIKDLHEDPKQYKPSSLTGIFSSWKDGLSDSDLYIRKENFSHRSQMISNIYEEYEKRKKKNQALDFGDLIQKTVELFRENPSVLKSYQDRWNYIMVDEYQDTNKAQYTLVRLLSGDRANLCVVGDDDQSIYSWRGADISNILNFESDFPNAYVVKLEENYRSTSRIIRAASKVISNNSGRKEKELFTNNELGEPIGVSQFENETEEAYDIVKKIRAGSARGADYKDFAIFYRTNAQSRYFEEGLRASGIPYKIFGGFRFFDRAEIKDMIAYLNVVANPMDSNSLLRIVNTPPRGIGEASIEKIRKFSLDQGISFLEAIGHPDLPLKKASLGKAKELYHLFDDLIDRKEKGELPSKIALEIVTRSGWIDYMERDVHDEEAISKVENVREFVNSIEEYESREEAPNLEEYLNQISLLTSEEDSAQLTDYVHLMTVHNAKGLEFPTVFLTGLEEGTFPHSMSLEEPNGEEEERRLFYVALTRARVKLYLSYSRTSRKFGKVEDRIPSRFLPEIPSECFGEEGIVAQKGVRRPSGPPAAASGAYKIPESPRETRENADSSKPLGEEADIREGDRVKHAQFGMGQVVSVQGTGKNRKVKIKFGGLEKNFFLAYTPLEKL from the coding sequence TTGTCAGTTGATCTAGTACAAGGCTTGAACGATCCACAGAAGGCCGCAGTCGAAAGATTGGAGGGCCCTGTTCTGATTTTAGCAGGTGCAGGTTCCGGGAAAACCAGGGTGATCACTCATAGGATCGCAAACCTGATCCTGAACAAAAGAACGGATTCAATCTGCGCTCTCACTTTTACGAATAAGGCCGCCGCAGAGATGTTGGAAAGAGTGGGAAAACTTGTGCCTTCCATCCCATGGAATGTGCAGATCAAAACATTTCACTCTTTATGTTTATATATTTTGAGAAGGGAAACTTCTTATCTTGGAATGCCTTCCGGATTTACGGTTTATGATTCGGCATTACAGGAATCCTTGATCAAGCAGGTGATCAAGGATCTACATGAGGATCCTAAGCAGTATAAACCTTCTTCTTTGACAGGGATCTTTTCCTCTTGGAAGGACGGGCTTTCCGATTCCGATCTTTATATCCGAAAAGAGAATTTTTCACACAGATCTCAGATGATCTCTAACATCTACGAAGAATACGAAAAACGTAAGAAAAAAAACCAAGCATTAGATTTCGGCGACTTGATCCAAAAAACCGTAGAATTATTCAGGGAGAACCCGTCCGTCCTAAAATCCTACCAAGATAGATGGAATTATATCATGGTGGACGAGTATCAGGATACAAACAAGGCTCAATACACGTTGGTCCGCCTGCTTTCGGGAGACAGGGCGAATCTTTGCGTGGTAGGAGACGACGACCAGTCCATCTATTCCTGGAGAGGAGCAGATATTTCGAATATTCTAAATTTCGAAAGTGATTTCCCGAATGCATACGTCGTTAAGCTGGAGGAAAATTACCGTTCTACTTCCAGGATCATTCGTGCCGCTTCTAAGGTGATTTCGAATAATAGCGGAAGAAAAGAAAAAGAATTATTCACGAATAATGAATTGGGAGAACCGATCGGAGTTTCCCAATTCGAGAATGAAACGGAAGAAGCTTACGATATAGTCAAAAAGATCAGGGCAGGCTCCGCAAGAGGCGCCGATTACAAGGATTTTGCGATCTTCTACAGAACAAACGCTCAGTCCAGATATTTTGAAGAAGGACTTAGGGCTTCCGGTATCCCATATAAAATTTTCGGCGGTTTCAGATTTTTCGATAGAGCCGAGATCAAGGATATGATCGCATATCTGAACGTGGTGGCTAACCCTATGGATTCCAATTCTTTATTAAGAATTGTGAATACACCTCCCCGCGGTATCGGTGAGGCGAGTATAGAGAAGATCCGTAAATTTTCCCTGGACCAGGGGATTTCTTTTTTGGAAGCGATCGGGCATCCTGATCTTCCTTTAAAAAAAGCAAGTTTAGGAAAAGCGAAAGAATTATATCATCTATTCGATGATCTGATCGATCGGAAAGAAAAAGGAGAACTTCCTTCTAAGATTGCCTTAGAGATCGTGACTAGATCCGGTTGGATCGATTATATGGAAAGAGATGTACATGATGAGGAAGCGATCTCCAAAGTAGAGAACGTCAGAGAGTTCGTGAACTCTATCGAAGAATACGAATCCAGGGAAGAAGCTCCTAACCTAGAAGAATATCTGAACCAGATCAGTCTTCTAACCTCTGAAGAGGATTCCGCCCAGCTCACGGACTATGTTCATCTTATGACTGTCCATAACGCAAAGGGACTGGAATTCCCTACGGTATTTCTGACAGGTTTGGAAGAGGGGACCTTCCCCCATTCCATGAGCTTGGAAGAACCGAACGGAGAGGAAGAAGAGAGAAGACTTTTTTACGTGGCATTGACCCGAGCTAGAGTGAAATTATACCTAAGTTATTCCAGGACCTCCCGTAAATTCGGAAAAGTGGAAGACAGAATTCCTTCTCGCTTCCTTCCTGAAATCCCCTCCGAATGTTTCGGGGAAGAAGGTATTGTCGCCCAAAAAGGAGTTCGTAGACCTTCTGGACCTCCGGCTGCTGCTTCCGGTGCTTATAAAATCCCCGAAAGTCCGAGAGAGACCAGGGAAAATGCGGATTCTTCCAAACCTTTGGGAGAAGAGGCGGATATTCGAGAAGGCGATAGGGTCAAACATGCCCAATTCGGCATGGGACAGGTGGTTTCCGTCCAGGGAACCGGCAAAAACCGTAAGGTAAAAATCAAGTTCGGAGGCCTGGAGAAGAACTTTTTCCTTGCCTATACCCCCTTAGAGAAATTATAA
- a CDS encoding LIC11625 family surface-exposed protein, protein MKRIVILALAICLGTPLFAGKVSGLVEEFNKVEEFNKNRKVSDAAKKAMLEKNLLSALKYSLHRKYLDYKEYTKDLKADSISYEPQKGTFGVYVKYKTYIVFYSYLMDPEIYLQTPINEVFYVRPDNLDEEPHKEDKQPAQPTSGK, encoded by the coding sequence ATGAAACGGATCGTAATACTAGCCTTGGCTATCTGCCTAGGGACCCCATTGTTTGCTGGAAAAGTCAGCGGTTTAGTAGAAGAATTTAATAAAGTAGAAGAATTTAATAAGAATCGTAAAGTTTCAGACGCCGCTAAAAAAGCGATGCTGGAAAAAAATCTTCTCTCCGCTTTAAAATACAGCCTTCATCGTAAATACCTGGATTATAAGGAATATACCAAGGATCTAAAAGCGGATTCTATTTCGTACGAACCTCAAAAGGGGACTTTTGGAGTGTATGTAAAATACAAAACTTATATCGTATTTTACAGTTATCTAATGGATCCCGAAATTTATCTCCAAACTCCTATCAATGAAGTGTTCTATGTTCGTCCTGATAATTTGGACGAAGAGCCTCATAAGGAAGATAAACAACCGGCTCAGCCAACTTCCGGAAAATAA
- a CDS encoding ExbD/TolR family protein: protein MKFKKWNRGESGSFRAGQIELAPMIDVICFIVIYFLMNATLEKSTVVKIELPRSSSTAQEKKKDELVITVNKDGKIFLDKDTEPVPLEKLTEKIKLFNGQNQGDDKDKKEQSKNRVIIRGDGGANYQTIVKVIDKVNEAGVTRFNLAMVRQPGGQ from the coding sequence ATGAAATTTAAAAAGTGGAATCGGGGAGAAAGCGGAAGTTTTAGGGCGGGCCAGATCGAGCTTGCGCCTATGATCGACGTTATTTGTTTCATCGTAATTTATTTTTTGATGAACGCGACTTTGGAAAAATCCACTGTCGTAAAAATAGAACTCCCTAGATCTTCCAGCACTGCTCAGGAAAAGAAAAAGGACGAACTGGTGATCACTGTCAATAAGGACGGAAAAATTTTCCTAGATAAAGACACTGAGCCTGTTCCTTTGGAAAAACTGACTGAAAAAATAAAATTGTTCAATGGCCAAAACCAAGGCGACGACAAAGACAAAAAAGAACAGAGTAAAAATCGGGTGATTATCAGAGGCGATGGCGGAGCGAATTACCAAACCATCGTCAAAGTGATCGATAAAGTGAACGAAGCCGGAGTAACAAGATTCAATCTTGCGATGGTTCGTCAACCGGGAGGTCAGTGA
- a CDS encoding TlpA family protein disulfide reductase, producing the protein MVFRKAWPVYLLLFSILFLNDCRSDEQPLLYQVTLQDWDGNSHKFSEDKGKLVVLDFWASWCEPCKKAVPVVEKLRGKLKDSPAVVLGVNTEDDLSLEEIRKAASEFGMLYPSLLDPKWELVTPLKIEGQPALFVFSKSGKKLHSQYGISEKDLPILTGRLKNWLESP; encoded by the coding sequence ATGGTTTTTAGAAAAGCCTGGCCTGTTTACCTTCTTCTTTTTTCCATTTTATTCTTAAACGATTGCAGATCTGACGAGCAACCTTTGCTCTACCAGGTGACACTTCAGGATTGGGATGGGAATTCCCACAAATTTTCAGAGGACAAGGGCAAGTTAGTGGTCTTGGACTTCTGGGCGAGCTGGTGTGAACCTTGTAAAAAAGCGGTGCCTGTGGTCGAAAAATTGAGAGGAAAATTGAAAGATTCTCCTGCAGTCGTGTTAGGCGTGAATACGGAAGACGATCTAAGTTTGGAAGAGATCCGAAAAGCCGCTTCCGAATTCGGAATGTTATACCCAAGCCTTTTGGACCCGAAATGGGAACTTGTAACCCCTCTCAAAATAGAAGGGCAGCCTGCATTATTCGTGTTTAGCAAATCCGGAAAGAAACTTCATTCCCAATACGGAATTTCAGAGAAAGATCTACCAATATTGACCGGAAGACTAAAAAACTGGCTCGAATCTCCTTAG
- a CDS encoding 3'(2'),5'-bisphosphate nucleotidase CysQ — protein MRFPEEAELVSKLVLEAADRIFSIYGTNFHVMEKSKGDPLTEADLQANEIIAGGIRKILKDKVYSEEDSDFSHSSLGKERVWILDPIDGTREFVSKNPEFAISLGLLEEGRPVFGIVMNPATGEFFWGLEGKGAYYTILKPPFIENKIDWENTFYLPKIGSSEIPKILVSISETKAGLFKKLDYGNDFVLEPKGSIAYKLALVAVGKYPLTLSLRPKNDWDVAGGIAILRASLGKDLEIRSGKDYPFLTSKLGIGLLAGESELVTRFWEKFKTSLQGSVRDRW, from the coding sequence ATGCGATTTCCGGAAGAAGCGGAATTAGTTTCTAAACTTGTTCTGGAAGCAGCAGATCGGATCTTTTCCATCTATGGAACAAATTTCCATGTGATGGAAAAATCCAAAGGTGATCCTCTCACCGAAGCCGACCTGCAGGCAAACGAGATCATTGCAGGCGGCATCCGCAAAATCCTAAAAGACAAAGTTTACTCCGAGGAAGATTCGGATTTTTCCCATTCTTCTTTAGGAAAAGAAAGGGTCTGGATCTTGGATCCAATCGACGGCACCAGAGAATTTGTTTCTAAAAATCCGGAGTTTGCGATCAGCCTTGGACTTTTAGAAGAAGGCAGACCTGTTTTTGGGATCGTAATGAACCCCGCGACCGGGGAATTTTTTTGGGGACTAGAAGGTAAGGGAGCATATTATACAATTTTAAAGCCTCCTTTTATTGAAAATAAGATCGATTGGGAAAATACTTTCTATCTACCGAAAATCGGATCTTCCGAAATTCCTAAAATCCTAGTCTCCATTTCCGAAACAAAAGCCGGGCTTTTCAAAAAATTAGATTACGGAAATGATTTTGTATTAGAGCCGAAAGGTTCCATCGCTTATAAACTTGCACTCGTAGCAGTCGGAAAATATCCTTTGACACTTTCTCTCCGGCCTAAAAACGATTGGGATGTGGCAGGCGGGATCGCGATTCTGAGAGCTTCTCTTGGAAAAGATCTGGAAATCCGTTCCGGGAAGGATTATCCGTTCCTAACTTCTAAACTAGGGATCGGATTACTCGCCGGAGAATCGGAACTAGTCACTCGGTTTTGGGAAAAGTTTAAAACTTCCCTCCAAGGTTCCGTCAGAGATCGTTGGTAA